A region from the Kribbella shirazensis genome encodes:
- a CDS encoding MazG family protein, giving the protein MTDVREPVDAGESGRITVLLTSPRVAPGLLTRAAWQALTGADEIGAAGGPDRPDVQAVIGSGLVVTQVEGGVAEHWAWLSSAAADGRQVAWLVGDDGEPGLIHVVADQLTREPRPAYGVELVHGSYDVPGARLIDLVRVMDRLRRNCPWDQEQTHESLAKYLLEETYETLEAIDTGDRDHLREELGDLLLQVAFHSRIAEDDEAFTVDDVAGDIVEKLIRRHPHVFGTVDAADAAAVEANWETIKAAEKQRSSVLEGIPLALPALALADKVLGRAAKLLPSEPAPTEPTDETDRIGRQLLDIVREARTAGVDAEQALRTAVHHLATEIRTTENGS; this is encoded by the coding sequence GTGACCGACGTACGCGAGCCCGTCGACGCGGGGGAGTCCGGCCGGATCACGGTCCTGCTCACCAGTCCGCGGGTCGCCCCCGGCCTGCTCACCCGAGCGGCCTGGCAGGCCCTGACCGGTGCCGACGAGATCGGTGCCGCGGGCGGTCCGGACCGGCCCGACGTCCAGGCGGTGATCGGATCCGGCCTGGTCGTCACGCAGGTCGAGGGCGGCGTCGCGGAGCACTGGGCGTGGTTGTCGTCGGCGGCCGCGGACGGTCGCCAGGTCGCCTGGCTGGTCGGTGACGACGGTGAGCCCGGGCTCATCCATGTCGTGGCCGATCAGCTCACGCGTGAGCCGCGCCCGGCGTACGGCGTGGAGCTCGTGCACGGGTCGTACGACGTACCCGGGGCCCGGCTGATCGATCTGGTCCGGGTGATGGACCGGCTGCGGCGGAACTGCCCGTGGGACCAGGAGCAGACGCACGAGAGCCTCGCGAAGTACCTGCTCGAGGAGACGTACGAGACGCTCGAGGCGATCGACACCGGGGACCGCGACCATCTGCGCGAGGAGCTCGGCGACCTCCTCCTCCAGGTGGCCTTCCACTCCCGGATCGCCGAGGACGACGAGGCCTTCACCGTCGACGACGTCGCCGGCGACATCGTCGAGAAGCTGATCCGCCGCCACCCGCACGTCTTCGGCACCGTCGACGCGGCCGACGCCGCCGCCGTCGAAGCGAACTGGGAAACCATCAAGGCCGCCGAGAAGCAGCGCTCCTCGGTCCTCGAAGGCATCCCCCTCGCCCTCCCCGCCCTCGCCCTGGCCGACAAGGTCCTCGGCCGCGCCGCCAAGCTGCTCCCGTCCGAGCCGGCCCCGACCGAACCCACCGACGAGACCGACCGCATCGGCCGCCAGCTCCTCGACATCGTCCGCGAAGCCCGCACAGCAGGCGTGGACGCAGAACAGGCCCTCCGCACCGCCGTACACCACCTGGCCACAGAGATCCGCACCACCGAGAACGGCAGCTAG
- a CDS encoding type II toxin-antitoxin system VapC family toxin, with protein MSPRKHVRSAPQGSLVLDNEGLSRAATDRAMYVRLYAAHADCRRVVTSAAILAEALRGSQRDAAVHRVLKGIVVEPVSRALGERAGRLIGAARLGSGQAVDAILVATALAEDGPVVIATSDPGDLKALVGDESRISVVAADGL; from the coding sequence GTGAGTCCGCGCAAGCACGTCCGTTCGGCGCCCCAAGGATCGCTCGTCCTCGACAACGAAGGTCTGTCCCGGGCCGCGACGGACCGGGCGATGTACGTCCGGCTGTACGCCGCGCACGCCGACTGCCGCCGGGTCGTCACGTCCGCGGCGATCCTGGCCGAGGCTCTCCGCGGCAGCCAGCGGGATGCGGCGGTCCACCGCGTGCTCAAAGGAATCGTGGTCGAGCCGGTCAGTCGCGCTCTCGGCGAACGCGCCGGCCGGCTGATCGGCGCGGCACGACTCGGCTCCGGGCAAGCGGTCGACGCGATCCTGGTGGCTACGGCGCTGGCCGAGGACGGGCCCGTCGTGATCGCGACGTCGGACCCAGGAGATCTGAAGGCGCTCGTCGGTGACGAATCGCGAATCTCCGTGGTCGCGGCAGACGGCCTCTGA
- a CDS encoding CopG family transcriptional regulator yields the protein MSEPAHTDKLSVTIPSHLAEELRSRAGRGNVSSYVTEALVRQLEHDRLGDLLAELTEVHGPVTDEELARARAEWPGR from the coding sequence ATGAGTGAGCCCGCGCACACAGACAAGCTGAGCGTGACCATCCCGAGCCACCTGGCTGAGGAGCTGCGGTCCAGGGCGGGACGTGGGAACGTCTCGTCCTACGTGACCGAGGCATTGGTCCGGCAACTGGAGCATGACCGCCTCGGCGATCTGCTCGCCGAGCTGACCGAGGTGCACGGGCCGGTGACCGACGAGGAGCTCGCCCGCGCCCGTGCCGAGTGGCCCGGGCGGTGA
- a CDS encoding phosphotransferase has translation MDAAGVLRERWDLKPARVQVLAGGMNSAAWLAVADGWRVVLKSVGADDTAFESGLRLAVRLDDAGVRTGRPRPSKRGRFVERVEGRQVAVLEYVDGVELGEDPADQAAIGDVLGRVHSAAALGSGVTADWLRFLMPFEEHLDLEPWIRPAVEGAVADAVALGPVSWAWLHGDAAAEAFRRGPDGEVALIDWGGAMRGPILYDVASAVMYAGARDHVVSAYLRRRPDLADEIELGLDTFLRVRWAVQAGYFAWRIGNNVLTGIAGPADNLKGLADARRCFGL, from the coding sequence GTGGATGCTGCTGGGGTGCTGCGGGAGCGCTGGGATCTGAAGCCTGCGCGGGTGCAGGTGCTGGCGGGTGGGATGAACTCCGCCGCCTGGCTGGCGGTCGCCGACGGGTGGCGGGTGGTTCTCAAGTCGGTCGGGGCGGACGACACGGCGTTCGAGTCGGGGCTGCGGTTGGCGGTTCGGCTGGATGATGCCGGTGTGCGGACCGGTCGGCCGCGGCCGAGCAAGCGCGGCCGGTTCGTCGAGCGGGTTGAGGGGCGGCAGGTCGCGGTCCTGGAGTACGTCGACGGTGTGGAACTGGGTGAGGATCCGGCGGATCAGGCGGCGATCGGGGATGTGCTGGGGCGAGTGCACTCGGCCGCCGCCCTCGGATCCGGTGTGACGGCTGACTGGTTGCGGTTCCTGATGCCGTTCGAGGAGCATCTTGATCTCGAGCCGTGGATCCGTCCGGCGGTGGAGGGTGCTGTGGCTGACGCCGTCGCGCTCGGGCCGGTGTCCTGGGCGTGGCTGCACGGTGATGCGGCCGCGGAAGCCTTCCGCCGCGGGCCGGACGGCGAGGTCGCGCTCATCGACTGGGGCGGTGCGATGCGTGGCCCGATCCTCTACGACGTCGCGTCGGCCGTCATGTACGCCGGCGCGCGCGATCACGTCGTATCGGCGTACCTCCGCCGGCGTCCCGACCTGGCAGACGAGATCGAACTCGGCCTGGACACCTTCCTGCGCGTGCGCTGGGCCGTCCAGGCCGGCTACTTCGCCTGGCGGATCGGCAACAACGTCCTGACCGGGATCGCGGGCCCGGCCGACAACCTCAAGGGCCTAGCCGACGCCCGCCGCTGCTTCGGCCTGTAG
- a CDS encoding LysR family transcriptional regulator → MELVAEDLQAFAVFARHRNFTRAADELHVSQPALHTRIRKLEARLATQLYVKQGRQLLLTDAGEQLAAFANDTRDRTADFLRTLHAAPPRPLVLMAGSGAYLYLLGDPLRRYLSRGHELRLLTGDAPATLTAVRGGTADLGVTAVGIPPDDLECDLLAQVPQTLIVRSDHRLAGRRTVRLKDLQDEALVVPPKDRPHRQQLERSMLDQGIRWSVAVEAEGWELLVQFVRLGIGPAVVNGSVRTTSAVRKIPVKDLPPVRYYVVTRPGRDDRVDGLRRALR, encoded by the coding sequence ATGGAACTCGTGGCGGAGGATCTGCAGGCGTTCGCGGTGTTCGCGCGGCACCGCAACTTCACCCGTGCCGCCGACGAACTGCACGTCAGCCAACCCGCCCTGCACACCCGCATCCGCAAGCTGGAAGCCCGACTAGCGACCCAGCTCTACGTGAAGCAGGGCAGGCAACTGCTGCTGACCGACGCGGGCGAGCAACTCGCCGCCTTCGCCAACGACACCCGCGACCGCACGGCCGACTTCCTCCGCACGCTGCATGCCGCCCCACCACGGCCGCTCGTGCTGATGGCCGGCTCTGGCGCGTACCTGTACCTGCTGGGCGACCCGCTCCGCCGCTACCTGTCCCGCGGCCACGAGCTACGCCTCCTCACCGGCGACGCGCCCGCGACACTGACCGCTGTCCGAGGCGGTACTGCGGACCTCGGCGTAACCGCAGTGGGCATCCCGCCCGACGATCTCGAGTGCGATCTCCTCGCACAGGTCCCGCAAACGCTGATCGTGCGCAGCGATCACCGCCTCGCGGGACGCCGTACCGTCCGCCTGAAAGACCTGCAGGACGAGGCGCTCGTCGTACCGCCGAAGGACCGGCCGCACCGTCAGCAGCTGGAGCGGAGCATGCTCGACCAGGGCATTCGGTGGTCCGTCGCGGTGGAAGCGGAAGGGTGGGAACTGCTGGTCCAGTTCGTCCGTCTCGGTATAGGACCGGCGGTCGTCAACGGTTCGGTCCGGACCACGAGTGCGGTTCGGAAGATTCCGGTGAAGGACCTGCCTCCGGTGCGGTACTACGTCGTGACGCGACCTGGACGCGACGATCGGGTGGACGGGCTGAGGAGGGCGCTGCGATGA
- a CDS encoding RNA 2'-phosphotransferase, protein MSRDSRAISRLLRHTAGERELTMSADGWAAITDVLRDLELSRERLDVAVRENDKQRLQVDGERIRACQGHSLAGMPVTREALENSWERVYPADLLWHGTQRAALPAIQREGLSAGRRTHVHLAPAKDSHVGRRTRGEVLLGVDCGTLAVFRAPNGVLLTREVPPDAIVRVDAVH, encoded by the coding sequence ATGAGCCGGGACAGCAGGGCGATCTCCCGCCTGCTGCGCCATACCGCGGGTGAACGTGAGCTCACGATGAGTGCGGACGGGTGGGCGGCGATCACCGACGTACTGCGGGATCTCGAGCTGTCCCGTGAGCGGCTGGACGTCGCCGTACGGGAGAACGACAAGCAGCGGCTGCAGGTGGACGGGGAGCGGATCCGCGCGTGTCAGGGGCATTCGCTGGCGGGGATGCCGGTGACACGTGAAGCCTTGGAGAACAGTTGGGAACGGGTTTACCCGGCCGACCTGCTGTGGCACGGCACCCAGCGGGCCGCCCTGCCTGCGATTCAGCGCGAAGGGCTCAGCGCGGGCCGGCGTACCCATGTCCACCTGGCGCCGGCGAAGGACAGTCATGTCGGGCGGCGGACACGCGGAGAAGTCTTGCTGGGCGTGGATTGTGGCACTCTCGCGGTCTTTCGGGCGCCCAACGGAGTGTTACTGACGCGGGAGGTACCTCCTGATGCGATCGTTAGGGTCGACGCGGTCCACTGA
- the eno gene encoding phosphopyruvate hydratase gives MATIEAVGAREILDSRGNPTVEVEVLLDDDTIARAAVPSGASTGQFEAVELRDGDKDRFGGKGVQKAVTAILEDIDKEIVGYDVHEQRLIDQALLDLDGTPNKAKLGANAILGVSLAVAKAAADSSGLPLFRYVGGPNAHVLPVPMMNILNGGAHADSNVDVQEFMIAPIGAATYGEALMQGAGVYHALKAVLKERGLSTGLGDEGGFAPNLDSNRAALDLIAVAVEKAGLQLGKDIALAMDVAASEFFTDGVYAFEGGKKSADEMIAYYADLVASYPIVSIEDPLNEEDWDGWKAITGELGAKIQLVGDDLFVTNVERLQRGITEKSANSLLVKVNQIGSLTETLDAVDLAHRSGFTCMMSHRSGETEDTTIADLAVATNCGQIKSGAPARSDRTAKYNQLLRIEEELDDAATYAGRSAFPRFQG, from the coding sequence GTGGCCACCATCGAGGCCGTCGGCGCGCGCGAGATCCTCGACTCGCGCGGCAACCCCACTGTCGAGGTCGAGGTTCTGCTCGACGACGACACCATCGCCCGCGCGGCCGTCCCGTCGGGCGCGTCCACCGGCCAGTTCGAGGCCGTGGAGCTGCGCGACGGCGACAAGGACCGCTTCGGCGGCAAGGGCGTGCAGAAGGCCGTCACCGCCATCCTCGAGGACATCGACAAGGAGATCGTCGGGTACGACGTCCACGAGCAGCGCCTGATCGACCAGGCCCTCCTCGACCTGGACGGCACCCCGAACAAGGCCAAGCTGGGCGCGAACGCGATCCTCGGTGTCAGCCTGGCGGTCGCGAAGGCCGCGGCGGACAGCTCCGGCCTGCCGCTGTTCCGGTACGTCGGCGGTCCGAACGCGCACGTCCTGCCGGTGCCGATGATGAACATCCTCAACGGCGGCGCGCACGCGGACAGCAATGTCGACGTGCAGGAGTTCATGATCGCCCCGATCGGCGCGGCGACGTACGGCGAGGCGCTGATGCAGGGTGCGGGCGTCTACCACGCGCTGAAGGCGGTGCTGAAGGAGCGCGGCCTGTCCACCGGTCTCGGTGACGAGGGCGGCTTCGCGCCGAACCTGGACAGCAACCGGGCCGCCCTGGACCTGATCGCGGTCGCGGTCGAGAAGGCCGGCCTGCAGCTCGGCAAGGACATCGCGCTGGCGATGGACGTGGCGGCGAGCGAGTTCTTCACCGACGGCGTGTACGCGTTCGAGGGCGGCAAGAAGTCCGCCGACGAGATGATCGCCTACTACGCCGACCTGGTCGCGTCGTACCCGATCGTCTCGATCGAGGACCCGCTGAACGAGGAGGACTGGGACGGCTGGAAGGCCATCACCGGTGAGCTCGGCGCCAAGATCCAGCTGGTCGGCGACGACCTGTTCGTCACCAACGTCGAGCGGCTGCAGCGCGGCATCACCGAGAAGTCGGCGAACAGCCTGCTGGTGAAGGTGAACCAGATCGGCTCGCTGACCGAGACCCTGGACGCCGTCGACCTCGCGCACCGCAGCGGCTTCACCTGCATGATGAGCCACCGCTCCGGCGAGACCGAGGACACCACGATCGCCGACCTCGCGGTCGCGACCAACTGCGGCCAGATCAAGTCCGGCGCCCCGGCCCGGTCCGACCGCACCGCCAAGTACAACCAGCTGCTCCGGATCGAGGAGGAGCTCGACGACGCGGCGACGTACGCCGGTCGCTCGGCCTTCCCGCGCTTCCAGGGCTGA
- a CDS encoding FtsB family cell division protein, whose product MPSRRESGARPGSRPSSRTQSRPPARRGDQPKRRTAGPQPEPARTRGSRNLTGRAAVVLLVLGALIVSYAQSLRVWFDQHQQISALQQEIRDREKRVGELNDEIARWDDDAYVKAQARQRLGWVMPGEVGYRVIGADGKPVGAPPEPSAPSDGTTDTQKPTWYTKLWGSVEGAGNPPAPAASPAPAKPTPESILTPSPKVTR is encoded by the coding sequence ATGCCGTCCCGTCGGGAATCCGGTGCACGCCCCGGCTCGCGTCCGTCGAGCCGGACCCAGTCGCGTCCACCGGCCCGGCGGGGCGACCAGCCCAAACGCCGTACGGCGGGCCCGCAGCCGGAGCCGGCCCGCACCAGGGGGTCGCGCAACCTGACCGGCCGGGCGGCCGTCGTGCTGCTGGTGCTCGGGGCGTTGATCGTGTCCTACGCGCAGAGTCTGCGGGTGTGGTTCGACCAGCACCAGCAGATCAGCGCGCTGCAGCAGGAGATCCGGGACCGCGAGAAGCGGGTCGGGGAGCTGAACGACGAGATCGCCCGCTGGGACGACGACGCGTACGTGAAGGCGCAGGCGCGGCAGCGGCTCGGATGGGTTATGCCGGGCGAGGTCGGGTACCGCGTGATCGGCGCGGACGGTAAGCCGGTCGGTGCCCCGCCGGAGCCGTCCGCGCCCTCCGACGGTACGACGGACACGCAGAAGCCGACCTGGTACACGAAGCTGTGGGGGAGCGTCGAGGGTGCGGGCAACCCGCCCGCGCCGGCCGCGTCGCCGGCCCCCGCCAAACCCACCCCGGAGTCGATCCTCACGCCGTCACCTAAGGTGACCAGGTGA
- a CDS encoding DUF501 domain-containing protein: protein MSVSPSDQEAVSKQLGRTARGIRSIAHRCGCGLPDVVETEPRLPDGTPFPTTYYVTCPRLASAIGTLESSGMMKEMSDRLADDEDLAARYRAAHESYLAHRESIEHVEEIAGITAGGMPNRVKCLHVLVGHSLAAGPGVNPLGDEALEALEDWGRRGPCV, encoded by the coding sequence GTGAGCGTCAGCCCTTCCGACCAGGAAGCAGTCAGCAAGCAGCTCGGGCGGACCGCCCGCGGGATCCGCTCGATCGCGCACCGGTGCGGCTGCGGCCTCCCCGACGTGGTCGAGACCGAGCCCCGGCTGCCGGACGGTACGCCGTTCCCCACGACGTACTACGTGACGTGCCCGCGGCTCGCGTCCGCGATCGGGACGCTCGAGTCGTCGGGGATGATGAAGGAGATGTCGGACCGTCTCGCCGACGACGAGGACCTGGCGGCCCGCTACCGCGCGGCGCACGAGTCGTACCTCGCGCACCGTGAGTCGATCGAGCACGTCGAGGAGATCGCCGGTATCACCGCAGGCGGTATGCCGAACCGCGTGAAATGCCTCCACGTCCTGGTCGGCCACTCCCTGGCCGCCGGCCCCGGCGTGAACCCGCTGGGCGACGAGGCCTTGGAGGCGTTGGAAGACTGGGGCCGCCGAGGCCCCTGTGTCTGA
- a CDS encoding Ppx/GppA phosphatase family protein encodes MVRVAAVDCGTNSIRLLIADVVDGQLTEVDRRMTIVRLGQGVDATGAFAPEALDRVFASADDYAAVIRSHNATRLRFVATSAARDVSNRDAFFAGIEQRLGVRPEIISGDEEAELSFRGATTSLDLPTPYLVADIGGGSTELVLGDRNGVIAAQSLDIGSVRLTERHVTTDPTTPAELAAITRDIDALLDATTVPLTDAHALIAVAGTATTVAAVALDLPEYDRNAVHHACLSTDQLRETTTWLTTSTRADRAAVHSIHPGRVDVIGAGALILQRLTDRLTVTTLTVSEHDILDGVALSLG; translated from the coding sequence GTGGTGAGGGTTGCGGCGGTGGATTGCGGCACCAACTCGATCCGTCTGCTGATCGCCGACGTCGTCGACGGTCAGCTCACCGAGGTCGACCGCCGAATGACCATCGTCCGCCTCGGCCAGGGGGTGGACGCGACGGGCGCCTTCGCCCCGGAGGCTCTGGACCGCGTCTTCGCGTCCGCCGATGACTACGCCGCCGTCATCCGGTCGCACAACGCCACCAGGCTCCGGTTCGTCGCCACCTCCGCCGCCCGCGACGTCAGCAACCGGGACGCGTTCTTCGCCGGCATCGAGCAGCGTCTCGGCGTACGGCCCGAGATCATCTCCGGCGACGAGGAGGCCGAACTCAGCTTCCGCGGCGCCACGACCTCCCTCGACCTGCCCACGCCGTACCTGGTCGCCGACATCGGCGGCGGCTCCACCGAACTCGTCCTGGGCGACCGCAACGGCGTCATCGCGGCCCAGTCGCTCGACATCGGCTCGGTCCGCCTCACCGAACGCCACGTCACCACAGACCCGACGACCCCGGCCGAACTCGCCGCGATCACCCGCGACATCGACGCGCTCCTCGACGCCACCACGGTCCCGCTCACCGACGCCCACGCCTTGATCGCGGTCGCCGGCACCGCGACCACCGTCGCCGCAGTCGCGCTGGACCTCCCGGAGTACGACCGCAACGCTGTCCACCACGCCTGCCTCAGCACGGACCAGCTCCGCGAAACCACCACCTGGCTGACGACCTCGACCCGCGCCGACCGCGCCGCCGTCCACTCCATCCATCCCGGCCGAGTGGACGTCATCGGCGCCGGCGCTCTCATCCTCCAACGCCTCACCGACCGCCTGACCGTCACCACGCTGACCGTCTCCGAACACGACATCCTCGACGGCGTCGCGCTCTCCCTCGGCTGA
- a CDS encoding type II toxin-antitoxin system Phd/YefM family antitoxin produces the protein MVIANEHAVGLRELRHKTSEVLARVRHGETIDVTEYGRLVARIVPVEERAETPVLDRLAAEGRVRPAVRPGYRPRMRAGDGTDRLGDALAALRDEESW, from the coding sequence ATGGTGATTGCCAACGAGCATGCCGTGGGGCTGCGTGAGTTGCGCCACAAGACGAGTGAGGTGCTGGCCCGCGTCCGCCATGGCGAGACCATCGACGTGACCGAGTACGGCCGTCTGGTGGCGCGGATCGTGCCTGTGGAGGAGCGCGCGGAGACGCCGGTGCTCGATCGGCTTGCGGCAGAAGGACGAGTCCGGCCCGCGGTACGTCCCGGCTATCGGCCGCGGATGCGGGCTGGCGACGGCACTGATCGATTGGGTGACGCTCTCGCCGCACTGCGCGACGAGGAGTCTTGGTGA
- a CDS encoding PIN domain-containing protein, producing MSLYYIDTSAALKLLVEESHSKAFAEFYDQAAGATWVSSALLRIEVMRAVTRVFPALLPDARELLLAFDFVSIDDDIVDAAMNEPDRMLRSLDAIHLSTARVLGTDLSGLATYDDRLAAAGEDAGFEIVSPRG from the coding sequence GTGAGTCTCTACTACATCGACACCTCCGCGGCGCTCAAGTTGCTGGTGGAGGAGAGCCATTCCAAGGCGTTCGCGGAGTTCTACGACCAGGCGGCGGGTGCCACCTGGGTGAGTTCGGCGCTGCTGCGCATCGAGGTGATGCGGGCAGTGACCAGGGTGTTCCCCGCCTTGTTGCCGGATGCGCGGGAGCTACTGCTCGCCTTCGACTTTGTCAGTATCGACGACGACATCGTCGATGCCGCCATGAACGAACCGGACCGGATGCTGCGATCGCTCGACGCGATCCATCTGTCCACCGCTCGGGTCCTGGGAACGGATCTGTCGGGGCTGGCCACCTACGACGACAGGCTCGCCGCGGCAGGCGAAGACGCAGGCTTCGAGATCGTCAGTCCCCGCGGCTGA
- a CDS encoding TetR family transcriptional regulator, translated as MDQSRPELRVDVRRPQRADARRNFDALLTAARDAFAAKGVGASLEDIARQAGVGIGTLYRNFPNRQDLLNAVYFGEIEELCRAAEEAADLPPWEALTTWLHRFVGYAATKRAIWESLNREADNFKAAREAMYAAGAPLFERAQQAGEARKDVSFDDLLRMVSGLTAAGYVDQAQRDRVLTIALDGVRTR; from the coding sequence GTGGATCAGAGCAGGCCTGAGCTGCGCGTCGACGTACGCCGGCCGCAGCGGGCGGACGCGCGGCGGAACTTCGACGCCCTGCTCACGGCCGCCCGGGACGCGTTCGCGGCCAAGGGCGTCGGGGCGTCGCTGGAGGACATCGCGCGCCAGGCCGGCGTCGGGATCGGCACGCTCTACCGGAACTTCCCGAACCGTCAGGACCTGCTGAACGCGGTGTACTTCGGTGAGATCGAGGAGCTGTGCCGCGCCGCGGAGGAAGCGGCCGACCTGCCGCCGTGGGAGGCGCTCACCACGTGGCTGCACCGCTTCGTCGGGTACGCCGCGACCAAGCGCGCGATCTGGGAGTCACTGAACCGCGAGGCCGACAACTTCAAGGCCGCCCGGGAGGCGATGTACGCCGCCGGCGCCCCGCTGTTCGAACGCGCCCAGCAAGCCGGCGAGGCCCGCAAGGACGTGTCGTTCGACGACCTGCTCCGGATGGTCAGCGGCCTCACCGCCGCCGGCTACGTCGACCAGGCCCAACGAGACCGAGTCCTCACCATCGCCCTGGACGGCGTCCGCACCCGCTGA
- a CDS encoding MFS transporter has translation MPDIRSGNPRLTLAVLATVVASFSMLQSLVSPALPVIQHDLHTTPGTVTWVFTALLLAVSVATPLLGRIGDMVGKERTLLIALTALAIGCLIAALAPNIGVLIAARVFQGVGGAVFPLAFGIIRDEFPAERVPSVVGVVSALIAAGGGLGIVLAGPIVEWLGWRWLFWIPMAVVTVSTVLVRRYVPESPNRVPGRIDWLAATLLSGWLIALLLPLSTGRSWGWASLRTTGLFALAAVLFAGWIAVELRSKNPLIDMRMMRRPAVWTTNLVALLFGAAMFAVYAFVPQFLQIPKAAGFGFGASVTQAGLLMLPMLVTMAVAGSFSGPLAARFSAKAQVVSGSSMSLVAAQMFAEFHDAQWQIALSTALFGVGLGLAYAAMTSLIVQNVPREQTGAATGMNANIRTIGGSIGTALASSIITGHVQPSGLPAESGFTDTFLLLSAFAAAAVVLARAIPSSRRTPPTPITRPTEEQLAA, from the coding sequence ATGCCTGACATCAGGTCTGGAAACCCACGGCTCACGCTGGCGGTGCTGGCGACGGTCGTGGCCTCGTTCTCGATGCTGCAGTCGCTGGTCAGCCCGGCGCTGCCGGTCATCCAGCACGACCTGCACACCACCCCGGGCACCGTCACCTGGGTGTTCACCGCACTGCTGCTCGCGGTCTCGGTCGCGACCCCGCTGCTCGGCCGGATCGGCGACATGGTCGGCAAGGAACGCACGCTGCTCATCGCCTTGACCGCGCTCGCGATCGGCTGCCTGATCGCCGCCCTCGCGCCGAACATCGGCGTACTGATCGCGGCCCGCGTGTTCCAGGGTGTCGGCGGGGCCGTGTTCCCGTTGGCGTTCGGGATCATCCGTGACGAGTTCCCGGCCGAGCGGGTCCCGTCCGTGGTCGGCGTGGTGTCGGCCCTCATCGCCGCCGGCGGCGGTCTGGGCATCGTGCTCGCCGGGCCGATCGTGGAGTGGCTCGGCTGGCGCTGGCTGTTCTGGATCCCGATGGCGGTCGTCACGGTGTCGACAGTGCTGGTACGGCGGTACGTCCCGGAGTCCCCGAACCGTGTCCCCGGCCGCATCGACTGGCTGGCGGCAACCCTGCTGTCCGGCTGGCTGATCGCGTTGCTGCTGCCGTTGAGCACGGGCCGGTCCTGGGGCTGGGCCTCGTTGCGTACGACGGGACTCTTCGCGCTGGCCGCCGTACTGTTCGCCGGCTGGATCGCGGTCGAGCTGCGCTCGAAGAACCCGTTGATCGACATGCGGATGATGCGCCGCCCGGCGGTCTGGACGACGAACCTGGTGGCGCTGCTGTTCGGTGCGGCGATGTTCGCGGTGTACGCGTTCGTGCCGCAGTTCCTGCAGATCCCGAAGGCAGCCGGGTTCGGTTTCGGCGCGAGCGTGACGCAGGCCGGGCTGCTGATGCTGCCGATGCTGGTGACGATGGCGGTCGCGGGGTCGTTCAGCGGTCCGCTCGCGGCGCGGTTCAGCGCGAAGGCGCAGGTCGTCTCCGGTTCGTCGATGAGTCTCGTCGCGGCGCAGATGTTCGCCGAGTTCCACGACGCGCAGTGGCAGATCGCGTTGTCGACCGCGCTCTTCGGGGTCGGTCTGGGGCTGGCCTACGCGGCCATGACCAGCCTGATCGTGCAGAACGTCCCGCGCGAACAGACCGGCGCGGCCACTGGCATGAACGCCAACATCCGCACCATCGGCGGCTCGATCGGTACGGCACTCGCCAGCTCCATCATCACCGGCCACGTCCAGCCCTCCGGCCTCCCCGCCGAGTCCGGCTTCACCGACACGTTCCTCCTCCTGTCGGCCTTCGCCGCCGCAGCCGTCGTACTGGCCCGCGCCATTCCGAGCTCCCGCCGTACGCCGCCAACCCCGATCACCCGGCCAACCGAGGAACAGCTGGCCGCCTGA